A single window of Vigna unguiculata cultivar IT97K-499-35 chromosome 1, ASM411807v1, whole genome shotgun sequence DNA harbors:
- the LOC114189530 gene encoding uncharacterized protein LOC114189530, with the protein MKFNGKTSPDATDQWLKNLERIFDAKMCPAENRLDFTVYMLIREAEHWWINMKSIMKEREDPMTWEAFRGKFLSEYFPDSVRYAKEVEFLQLAQGGKSVTEYAEKFKHLSRLYSLPLNEEWRCRKFKNDLREDI; encoded by the coding sequence ATGAAATTCAACGGAAAGACTAGTCCAGATGCAACAGACCAATGGCTGAAAAACCTTGAAAGGATCTTTGATGCAAAAATGTGCCCCGCGGAGAACAGATTGGACTTCACAGTATACATGCTCATCAGAGAAGCTGAGCATTGGTGGATCAACATGAAATCCATCATGAAGGAGCGGGAGGATCCAATGACTTGGGAGGCATTCAGGGGGAAATTCCTCTCTGAATACTTTCCAGACAGTGTGAGatatgccaaggaggtggaattcctccaatTGGCCCAGGGAGGAAAATCAGTGACGGAatatgctgagaagttcaagcatCTCAGCCGCTTATACAGCTTGCCACTCaatgaggagtggagatgccggAAATTCAAGAACGACCTTCGGGAAGATATCTGA
- the LOC114189540 gene encoding uncharacterized protein LOC114189540 has translation MTGTEAAGSSNLVMGYCVIAGMKCCVLYDSRATHFFVSDACVKCLSLPVCELQCELVVSTPASVLVRMSSLCFSLPMEVKGRRYKGNLICLPLQELEVILGMDWLSTNHILIDCQEKRLLFLDLEEPELVSS, from the coding sequence ATGACGGGAACAGAGGCTGCAGGCTCAAGTAACCTGGTTATGGGTTATTGTGTAATAGCTGGGATGAAatgttgtgtgttgtatgattctaGAGCGACACACTTCTTTGTGTCAGATGCTTGTGTGAAATGTCTAAGCCTGCCGGTGTGTGAGCTACAGTGTGAGCTGGTGGTATCTACTCCGGCGTCAGTTTTGGTCAGGATGTCGTCCTTATGTTTTAGCTTACCGATGGAGGTAAAAGGACGCAGGTATAAAGGGAACCTAATTTGCCTACCTCTAcaagagttggaggtgatcttagggatggattggctctctaccAATCACATTCTTATAGATTGCCAAGAGAAGAGGTTGTTATTTCTCGACTTAGAGGAGCCTGAGTTAGTATCTTCTTAG